In Elephas maximus indicus isolate mEleMax1 chromosome 4, mEleMax1 primary haplotype, whole genome shotgun sequence, a genomic segment contains:
- the LOC126076402 gene encoding olfactory receptor 6C2-like, with amino-acid sequence MRNHSAVTTFTILGLTDDPQLQILVFIYLFITYMLSVIGNLTIIYLILVDSHLKTAMYFFLQNFSFIEITFTTACVPQYLHIISSGDRTITVKACFTQIFFIVLFGATEFFLLAVMSYDRYVAICKPLHYVTIMNNRVCRILILCCWVSGLLIILPFLNLSLHLEFCDSVIDHFYCDASPILKNSCSDTWFIEQVVIVCAVVTFIMTLVCVVLSYMYIIRMTLQFPSAQQRKKAFSTCSSHMIVVSVTYGSYIFIYIKPSAKDEVAINKAVSLLATSVAPLLNPFIYTLRNKQVKQSFNDILRRFAFLSKKE; translated from the coding sequence ATGAGAAACCACTCTGCAGTAACAACATTCACCATACTGGGATTGACAGATGACCCACAACTACAGATTTTGGTTTTCATCTACCTGTTTATCACATATATGTTAAGTGTAATTGGAAATCTGACTATCATTTATCTCATCTTAGTGGATTCTCATCTAAAAACagctatgtatttttttcttcaaaatttctcCTTTATAGAAATCACATTCACAACTGCGTGTGTCCCCCAATACCTGCACATTATATCATCTGGGGATAGAACCATCACTGTCAAAGCATGCTTCACCCAGatattttttattgtcctttttgGAGCTACAGAATTTTTTCTCTTGGCCgtcatgtcctatgaccgctatgtggccatctgcaaaccGCTGCATTACGTGACCATCATGAACAACAGAGTCTGCAGGATTCTCATCCTCTGTTGTTGGGTGTCTGGACTATTGATTATCCTTCCGTTCCTTAATTTGAGCCTCCATCTGGAATTTTGTGACTCTGTCATTGACCATTTTTACTGTGATGCTTCtccaatactgaagaattcatgTTCAGATACATGGTTCATAGAGCAGGTTGTTATAGTCTGTGCTGTGGTGACCTTCATAATGACCCTTGTGTGTGTAGTTCTGTCCTACATGTATATTATTAGGATGACTCTACAATTTCCCTCTGCCCAGCAAaggaagaaagccttctccacctgttcATCGCACATGATTGTGGTTTCTGTCACCTATGGCAGCTATATATTCATCTATATCAAACCTTCAGCAAAGGATGAAGTGGCCATTAATAAGGCAGTTTCTCTGCTTGCTACATCTGTTGCCCCTTTGTTGAACCCCTTCATTTACACCCTGAGAAATAAGCAAGTAAAGCAGTCTTTCAATGACATCCTCAGaagatttgcatttctttcaaaGAAGGAATAG